A single Inediibacterium massiliense DNA region contains:
- a CDS encoding DUF6809 family protein, protein MQKEKLLSELYNGNLCPMAKEVVHGSEYQKSLNEIAELEEQLNKLLDAQGKEKLQDFVTAQGKLSYINAEERFTQGFRMGAKLILEIMNEDDGKLKSLKD, encoded by the coding sequence ATGCAGAAAGAAAAATTACTTAGCGAGTTGTACAACGGAAATCTGTGTCCCATGGCAAAGGAAGTGGTTCATGGCAGTGAATACCAAAAGAGTCTGAATGAAATAGCTGAACTTGAAGAACAACTCAACAAGCTGTTAGATGCACAAGGAAAAGAAAAACTGCAAGACTTTGTCACAGCACAAGGAAAACTCAGTTATATAAATGCTGAGGAACGCTTTACACAAGGCTTTCGTATGGGAGCAAAACTGATATTGGAAATAATGAATGAAGATGACGGAAAGCTAAAATCTTTGAAGGATTAG
- a CDS encoding toxin-antitoxin system HicB family antitoxin, whose translation MEESKSLCAKIPIELHNRVRASQEESGLTLNQYVEKLIIEYYQMKEMKNMAQTRTLALQISEEIFARIKKHLDKNPHLTQKAFITELIIKALDEAELQEDNNQ comes from the coding sequence ATGGAGGAATCCAAAAGTTTATGTGCTAAAATTCCGATAGAATTGCACAATAGAGTAAGAGCAAGCCAAGAAGAAAGCGGACTTACCCTAAATCAATATGTAGAAAAGCTGATTATTGAATACTATCAAATGAAGGAGATGAAAAACATGGCACAAACAAGGACACTTGCACTGCAAATATCAGAGGAAATCTTTGCGAGAATAAAAAAACACCTTGATAAGAACCCACACTTAACCCAAAAGGCATTTATCACTGAACTAATTATAAAAGCACTAGATGAAGCTGAGTTGCAAGAAGATAATAATCAGTAG
- a CDS encoding DUF3852 domain-containing protein, with protein sequence MNKHKKIAFILIVALLICLLFSTTVFAAGTGDVAGAIEGTWKDASSQIKTVVNKVIFPAIDLILAVFFFAKLGLAYFDYRKHGQFEWAAPAILFACLVFTLTAPLYIWTILGM encoded by the coding sequence ATGAATAAACACAAGAAAATTGCATTCATTCTCATAGTAGCACTGCTTATTTGTCTGTTATTTAGCACTACTGTTTTTGCAGCTGGAACAGGAGATGTAGCCGGAGCTATTGAAGGTACATGGAAAGATGCATCAAGTCAGATTAAAACGGTGGTTAACAAGGTTATTTTCCCAGCTATTGATTTAATTCTTGCGGTGTTTTTCTTTGCCAAATTAGGTCTTGCCTATTTTGATTATAGGAAACATGGTCAATTTGAGTGGGCGGCACCGGCAATCCTTTTTGCATGTTTGGTGTTTACTTTAACGGCACCGCTTTATATTTGGACTATTTTGGGTATGTAG
- a CDS encoding conjugal transfer protein TrbL family protein, whose amino-acid sequence MFIWDFLLSDVMDQIIDWFYGHLVGFLGDFFAQMGNMGVELFEMNWVQSIVLFFSYLAWTLYVTGLVVSCFETGIEYQYGRGNLKDTGINAIKGFMAVSLFTVAPIELYKLSVNLQASLTTGITGHANGISDLANGIITELNNVGTLDAVGHSNIFGGLSAITSPIMALFIIILMGYAVIKVFFANLKRGGILLIQIAVGSLYMFSVPRGYLDGFIGWCKQIIGLCLTTFLQATILTAGLMVLKDHALLGLGLMLSAGEVPRIAGAFGLDTSTKANVMSAVYTAQAAVNTTRTIVQAVPK is encoded by the coding sequence TTGTTTATATGGGATTTTTTGCTCAGTGACGTGATGGATCAAATCATTGATTGGTTTTATGGACATCTTGTAGGGTTTCTCGGTGACTTCTTTGCCCAGATGGGTAATATGGGTGTGGAGTTATTTGAGATGAATTGGGTTCAAAGCATTGTACTGTTTTTTTCTTATCTTGCATGGACTCTTTATGTTACAGGACTTGTGGTGTCATGTTTTGAAACGGGAATTGAATATCAGTATGGTCGAGGAAATCTTAAGGATACAGGAATAAATGCTATTAAAGGATTTATGGCGGTAAGCCTTTTTACCGTTGCCCCTATAGAACTGTATAAGTTATCGGTAAATCTGCAAGCAAGCCTTACTACAGGAATTACAGGTCATGCAAATGGAATCAGTGACTTGGCTAACGGTATTATTACCGAATTAAATAACGTAGGAACGCTTGATGCCGTTGGACATTCTAATATATTTGGAGGATTGTCGGCCATCACTTCACCTATTATGGCACTGTTTATTATTATCCTTATGGGATATGCGGTGATAAAAGTGTTTTTTGCAAATCTCAAGCGTGGTGGTATTTTGCTCATTCAAATAGCGGTTGGAAGTTTATATATGTTCTCTGTTCCAAGAGGTTATTTGGATGGATTTATAGGGTGGTGCAAACAAATCATAGGACTTTGCTTAACTACTTTTCTGCAAGCAACCATACTTACAGCAGGCCTGATGGTGTTAAAAGACCATGCATTACTTGGTTTGGGACTTATGCTATCTGCGGGGGAAGTTCCAAGAATTGCGGGTGCATTTGGTTTGGATACCTCGACAAAAGCGAACGTGATGAGTGCGGTATATACGGCTCAAGCAGCAGTCAATACAACTCGG